The genomic stretch CCCATACTCACCCGATCACGTCCACCCTTAGCCAGTGTGACATTGGCAACAGGGAAGGAGCAGAGTAAGGAGGTGGAGGATTCGCAGTCCGTCCTAAATGAGAATAAGGATGATATTCTGCTAAGTTATAGTCTGTCTTACTTATCCACACAGCTCCTGGGCCCCTAGGACTCCCTTTCCTGTCCCCCATCCTTTCTTCCAGAACAGGCATTCCTTCTGTTATAGAGAGATGGAGAAGAAGTACAGCCAGGAGATTCAAGACACTAGAATGAGTCTTTTAAATTCTCTTCCTGCTACCTGTGTTTATTTCTTCTCATGAAGGTAGACATTCTTAAATGGGAACCTATGGACACTTAGTTGAATAGTTTCAGACTTAAGTGTTTCTAAAGACTTACTTGGGAAGCtgataaaaatgcagattcctaaaaatataaaacagattccTGGGTACCACCCCTCTAGATTCTGATTCCAGAGTTCTGATCTGGGCCCTAGTTCAAGAAAACTCCTCCAAAGGGACCCACAGATGATCTTTACTCTTAAACCCTTTACTCACAAACCTTTCCAATTGTAGGCAAAATTGTACATGGGCATGTATCAATAAGTAGGTTCTTATGACAGACAGGAAGGGCCATAGCTTTCATGAGATCCATGCCTCCTAAAATTTAAACAGCTGTGCCTTAGAAATTATGGCTCATGACTAGGGATTCAggacatggaaagaaaaaaaacaacaactttggACCATCGATAACAGCACCTCTTGATTGGTCCTGaggtcatttttaaaagaaggggAGAGAATTTGGCaggatctgtaaaatgggaaggaaCTGAGGACTCAGACAAGTAGGACTCTGGGAGTTTATGAACCCAGACACCTTGTTTTCATAAGCTCTATTGCAGCAGACAATCAGGAGTGGGAAGAAGTAATGTGAAAGGCAAATACCGCTTTCCTCATATCTTCTCTACTGAAGGCCAGATTAGTTCTGAGATGACTTGAGAGGCTGGGTTAGCTCAAAAGTCTACAGTAGCCCTGAGAGAGGTCTGATCCAGCCTAAAGTGAACTGACCCTCATAATGACAGTCTAGGAGagggctttttttgttttgttttgtttttaaaccagaTTTCAGTTAACCAGAGACAGGATTAAGACCCTAGAGCCCTACCAGCCCAGACCTGCCCCAACCTCCGGCTATAAATCAATGTAAGTGCACTAGGCTCAAGTGTCCTCTTCTCTGAGTAAGAGGGTTTTCCTCAGAAAGTGCGAAGGGTGCTTGCAGCAATTCTCTCGCGGGATTCCTCTACTTTGACAAAAGAAGACCCTTCTCACCTGTAGTGGAAATGCACGGGGCTGAGGTGGCTGACTGTCGGCATATAGGAATAGTAGAAGGAGCCATAGAGGAAGACAGACACCCAGAGCAGGAGGAGGATGGTACAGAAGAACACTCCAAACTGCAGTAGCAGCTTGCGAGCACGGCCCGCCACGACGTGGCCCATCTCCTGGGCCCACAGTAGGGCAGGTACTGGTGGGTCATTGACCATGACGGGGAGTGCAGGGGGTCTGGCCCCGGGTTCAGCCTTTGGGTTCCTAGGTGCTTTGCCACCTGGACGCCACTCCTGGCCATGGGACGAAGCAGCTGGTGGTTCCTGGAAAAAGACCGAGAAGGGGAAAGAATGGCTTGTTTCACGGGGGAGGTGAGGACAAAAAGGACACGCTGACCAGAAAGGCTTTGAGGAACCAGAGACAGCAAGACATAGCAAAGCCTTTGTTTCATATGGCTTTTCTCCAACTGATTGTGTTTCTCAGCCAATtatctcttcccttcctccactGAGCTTTCTCACCACCCCCCTGTGCTAGAGTTCCTCAGCTGAACCCATCCTCGGGTCACCTGATTCTAGGACAGGCCACTTTGATGGTCACATACAGAGGATGAACGCCTTAAAATTCTTCTAAGGCGGACTTATACACACGATTCCACACTGCGAGGTGGCTGCACGGAGAGTTCGCGACTTGCCTAAGGTCGCACAGCTGGACTCAAAGCCAGCAACCTCACCGCAGCCACTATTGCTTCCCAAGTTGCTTCTCTCCTTCTGGAGCTGCGTTCGCTCCCAGACAAGACCGAGCCCCACGCCGGGCAGGGTGTCCTGCGGCCAACGGCCGCTCCCCGCCAGACCCCTCCGGTTCGGTGACGGGCGCGGCGCCCGGAGCCCTCACGCAACCGCACCACCATAGAAACCATCCAGCCCGCAGCGGCAGCTCCGCAGACTCACCGGCCGCGCGCGCTGCCAGGGCAACGGCGAGAAGGCTCTTCCGcctcccagggaagtcccgcccCCTTCCGCCGACTGCCTCTGTAGCGCAGGGGAGCGGGGTTCGTCCGGGGCGGGGCCCAGCGCAGGGGGCGGGGCCTTCTAGGAGGCCAGTTTCCCACCTCCAAGCGCCGGGCTCGCTCCTTCCCCGGGGTTCGTTACCCCCTCCTCTTTCGGTAACCAAAACCAAAGCGGATAGGCATCTCCTTCTAGGCTCCAAGATATGCTCCACGAAATGCTATGAGTCAGCAGCATCCCTCTCAGCCAGCCCCTCGAGGCCGCAATCGCGGCACTCCGCCTACACCTTCATTATCAGTCATTTAACCCCAAAAAGAGGGCGAGGCGGGCGTCCAACGGGCGCTGATTTTTATTGCGCACATCTCCTTGGACCCGTGGGCTTCCAAAGCAAAGAGCATTCACCCCGGGAACGTTGCAATCTGCAGGTACCTGGGAATTTTGCGTGATGCGCCGGCGAGCTGGCTGGCCCCTATTCACAAGAGTGGTAGCATTTCAGGCCCGTGACTTGTCTCCAGATTTAAAGACGTGTCATCGACCTCCTCGGACCCTAATCAGACTTTTTCTCTGAGTTCCCACAGCGCATTATCTAGACTAGGTCTTAGCGGGTGGCACTTTTATTTTGTACGTGTCTATTCACCCCAAACAAGATCCCTCAGAGGGTAGGGTCAGTGTTGCGCACATCTTTGCACTCCCCACAGCACCACGCACAACGCTGCAGACGTAAAAGGCAATCTCTcagaccaacacacacacacacacacacacacacacacacacatacacatacacacacacacgcatccaGTAAGCCCATCTATTTCCAGAAACACCCACCGACTCTCCCCTACCTCTTCTTTGTCGGATTCTTTGATCTGGTCTCTGCATGCCTCTTTTTCCCCagcttctccttcttctctttgGTCTGCCATTTCTTCAGACATCTTTCTGATGGACCTTGCTGCCCTTGGATTTTCCACTTGTAGCTAGAACGTTAAGTGGTGATCTAGAAGCTGAAACCTGTAGCTCATCACATTTTCCTGGATATGGGGAATGGAGGGTCCCTGGAAGAGACACGAAGATTCAGGCGCTAAATGCTGTGTCAGAGTAGAGGGAGGAGGGATAGAGGGGGCGACTGCCCAGCTGATGTCAGAATTTCAAATGAGCAGGGTCTCACGCAGTCTGTACTGACTTCACTGCAGGGGCTGTCACAGGTCCAGACCACCCCATTTGAGGGGGGTGTCTGCCTGGGACTCAGCTACTTCCAGCTCCTTTGGGGAGGGCTCTAGCCCAGACTCTGgatgcctgcaatgaggaaggaCAGGCAGTGAGACATTAACAGTGGGGGTGTGCACAGGGGCTGCAGGCAGCAGCCAGGCTCCCCCACTGGCCAGACAGTTGGTATATGCCAGGATCTGAGCTGCTCCTTCTAGCATCCTTCATCCTTCAGGTATCAGCCAGTGCTGGAGCTGCAGAAACAGGGACCAGCCCTCCACTGGCCTCTGACCTGACCCTCTCCAGTGGCCTTCTCTGTATTAGCAGCTTCTGCTGCTGCGTCAGATACTCTCAGCTGCAACTCCCTGCAAGGTGGGGCACCCATCTCAGGCAGAAGGCTTTGGTGCACCCCACTGATCAGATTCCCCAGGACTGTCGCTGCCAGTGGCCTCAGGTGAGTAGGGAGCatcctgtttttctccctttggGGCTCAAGGGGGCAGGTGGGGGTTATGTGCCCTCCTCATTAGGGCGGGGCTCTTTCTAGTTGTGGTTTTCAGAACTGGGAATACAGATAGCTTGAGGGCTGTAAAGCCTTCAAGTCATTCATATGTTTAATGATCTGAAGCCGAGGCCTTGTAGGAGTTTGGGAGCATCTCATTCCACTTCTCCATTTCCTTAGCTGAGGAACTGGGAGATGGGAAAGGCCTGGGAGGTTGGGGATAAGAGGGGAGTAAAATATTAGGGCATAGGACCCAGCCTTGCAATGATTGATGAGGCGTAATGGGGGAGAGGGGCCTTCAGCTGAGATTGTGCAGGGCCCCCTAGCACGCTCTGAGCTGTCTCTTTCCTCCAGGATGAAAGGGGAGACCCCTGTGAACAGCACTATGAGTATTGGGCAAGCCCGCAAGATGGTGGAACAGCTTAAGATTGAAGCCAGCTTGTGCCGGATAAAGGTGGGTGGGGCCCTGGATCCCATTAGTTGGCAGGCTGTACCTAGGTGCCCAAACCTTAGGCTAAGAGAGGCTTTCTTTCACTGACTCCTTGAGATCATGGAAGGAGTCTTGGTGTCTGTAAGGAAAGCTGGCTCCAGGTCTCTGTGGGTGATGAGGGAAGACTGTCTTAAGGAGTCCTAAAGATGGCAAAAGATAATCTATTTGGGGAAAGAGGCTGCAGCCCCCTTCGAGATTTCTGGCTAACAATTCCCCTCCTGGCTGTGCCCCAGGTGTCCAAGGCAGCAGCAGACCTGATGACTTATTGTGATGCCCACGCCTGTGAGGATCCCCTCATCACCCCTGTGCCCACTTCGGAGAACCCTTTCCGGGAGAAGAAATTCTTCTGTGCTCTCCTCTGAGCTGCCCTGTTCCTCTTCACAACTCTTCACCTTTCCCTCTCCCGGGCCCTTCCTTATTTATGTCAGTAACTGTCGTGAGCCCCCGAGGATCCCTGCATCCCACCCCTAGCCCTTGCCCAACCCTGTGAGGTTATCTGAAGCCCAGGCCCTCCCTCACCTGTCTGCTGACTCCATTTCCTCGCCCACTGTGGCGGACCCAAAGCACCCTGTGACTCGGGGCACCCGTAGCTCCACCCACAGAAGGGCTGGCAGACTCTGTCAGCGTCCCGCCGGCTTCCCTCTGTGACCTGCTCAGACAATGGAGAGAGGGATGGGCTGGGTGCTTGCTCTCAGTCTCACCTTGGAGCTATTGGGATGCTAAAGCCATGTGAAGAATAAAGTCATCCAGAGTCTCAGAGGACAGCTCCTGTGTTACCGTCCTTGGCGGGAGAGGCTCATCAGTCAATAGATTTGGTGGTGGGTAGGTAGAAAAGCTTGCCATAACCAGGGAACAAGGCCAGTCAAAGCGCGTTAGACATTCTCTAGGATCAGAGATCCGTCGGGTTAGAGGGGATGGAGAGCAAAAGAAAGGGTCTCAAGTGGAAGAATTGTTACAAACAGGCACTCAGAGGCTACAGAGAGCACGCCTACACGTACACAAGAAcgcaaagaagacaaaaagaaaacagaccgAACCGGGTGAACTTAGGAAGGGATTCCCGAGGGAAGTCGAAGACAGGAGGCACCCAGCGAGAGGGGAGGAGCTCGGTTCCAGTTCCTGAGGAGGGGCCGGCTTTACTTCTAAGATGGCCGCGCCCACAGCAGGCCCCCTCCAAGATGGCCGCCGCCATGGGGCCCGCGCCAATACGGCGGCCGCACGTCACAGCGTTTTACCGGACGGGGCTTCTCCGCTGGGCCCATACTTAAAATGGCGGCCCCAGGCACCCAGCGGTCTCAATATGGTCCCTTCCGTGCTCATCTGTCTCAAAATGGCTGCCCATGTCCTCGCCAACTCGATGCCCACTTCTCCCCAATTCGGAGGCTGGACGCCGACGTCCACCCGATCCAGGTGAAGACACGGGGGGCTATAACCAAGGATCTTGGCACAAGGGAACCCCAGCAAGCACGCCGATATAGTAGGCGCCGGTCGCGTGGGTCTTATGAGAATCTAGGTCCCTACAGCTTGCCTAGTGGAAGCTGCTTCGGAGCGGAAACACAAGTGTGATGACAATTAGCGCACCGTTCGGCTTGGGGGTGCTGTTCCTTGGTTGGCTCTCGTTCTCCCTAGGAGTTGGATAAGCCCTAAGTTGTTCAGTTTTGGCTTCCTGGTAGAACTGGGGCTTGCTATTCTCCCACTTCCCATTCAGGCTCATTCTGTCACATCCGCTAGGATTTGTGTCCCCGCCCCTGGTTCGCTTACCACCCCTCGTAGTGGTCCAGCCAGCAAGCTGCCCGGTCAGAGGCTTGTCTCACGAGCGCCTCCTGGGCTCAGCCTTGGCAGAGGCTTATAAAGCCCCAGAATACTTTTTCTAGCAGCCTTTTCCTTCCAAGGGAAGGAAAGACAGACGGAAGTGGGACCAAGGCCAAGGCAGAGAAGGTAGTAGTCTCAGGATGTCTGCTCCTCATGGATTAAGATTCCCCACCCCCCATTCAGGAATACATCGTTTCCCGGGGGAAGCCTAGATCAGCTCATGCTGTGTCCTGGGATACACTTAGGGGTAGGAGCTGCTTTGCAGTAGGCGTGGGTGACCTATATTAGAGAAAGCATATCACCCCCAGCTTCCTCACACTTCCACACAGAAAGACAAGCACGGGGAGAATAGAGAGGAAACCAAGGGAATAACTTAGATTCCTGTGGATGTTTCCACAGGCTACAGGGGTACCTGGTGAACTTGGGGAGCTGCTGCTGAATTCCTGAGCCCTGATAGGCGCTGGAGATATTTAATTCCCTCATCCTAGAGAGGAAGAAACGAGAAAGTAACCTGGTCTCCCTCCTGAAGTGGGGACCTACCCAGAGGAAACTGTTTAgttcttgtgctgtgcttagtcgctcaatcgtgtctgactctttgtgactccatggactgcagcccaccaggctcctctatccatggaggttctccaggcaagaacattgaagtgggttgccatgccctcttccaggcgATCTCcgtaacccagggatagaacccaggtctgccgcactgcaggcggattctttatctgagccaccagggaatcctgctTAGTTCTTAGTGCCTGTGGGAAACTCCTCAAAGGatcaagttttttaaaatctcttcatCGTGtcagtgtctggcatatagcaAGCATTTAAATTGTACTATACATGCTTAAATGGCAAGCAGGGCATGAAacaaattttctcttttcctgttatCACAGTGTTGGGCAAATTCCAGAAGAGTAAGTGAAAATTTCCACATCTGTTCAGACTTCATAAAGTCAGGAGTACTCAAAAAATGTAATCttgatgtttatctttttttaaaaaaaagcagcctCTGCTCAGTTCTACATACTCAATTTTCATACTCATCAGATTAGATGTGAATGTCTGCAGCCCTAGTTAgggaaaaggtgagggtgggggtgattGGAGGTTACTAGAGACAAGGCATAAGCTATAAATAACCACTTAAAATGAGTAGCTATAACAGAGTGACTTTAAGTGTCCTAGAGAATGGGCAGACACTGAGATCAAGGATAGCCTTTGGGCTTGAAGCTATAAGCCTCTAGGGTGAGAATCTGTGTCATGTCCAAAGGGAGGCGTTACAGCAGTTTATATCATCACTTCAAAACCCTACATGTCATAAGCCTGTGGTATCCCAGCCTTAGTAAGTCCCTGACCATTTATTAGAATTACAATCAAGGTCAGTTCCATGCTAGTGACACAAATGCTTTTGTCAGTCAGTTACCTCTCATTCTACAAATTCACTAGGAAAGACTCTCCATCAAACATCTGCTGAATAAGGCTCTTCCTTTTAAGTGGTGATTTGtttagtcgctgtcatgtctgtctcttttcgactctggattgtagctcaccaggctcctctgcccatgggattccccaggcaagaatactagagtgggttgccatttccttctccaggagaccttccggacccagggactgaacccgcgcttcctgcattggcaggcagattcttcaccactaagccaccaaggcTTCCCTAAGTGGTAATTACTCATAAATAAACTTATGTGGCCCCTAAATGGACAACCCTACATTTAATCTCACGCATTCAACTGGTTTCAGTATACGCCAAATACACAGACGTCATGAGTTATAACTTATTTTCTTCTACTCCAATTGTTCAAACTCTTAGTAAAAGCAAGCACTTAAGTAAGCCAACAAACCCTGAGTGAAGGTGTCGCTGGTTCCCCAGTGAAAGCATGGtaggatgggaagggagaaatTGCTCTGAAAGAGGACAGCCACCCTTAGATGGAACCCAGTACAGCTTAAGGAGCAGCATCAGACATAAGAAAGCCCCCAATGACACACTGTACCCAGTCAGTGCAGCCACAGAAGAGGTGAATTCAATCCAAATGGTTATTTATTCTAAAACTGGTAGCTACCGTGCCTACATTTTTGCCAGAATGTTGTAATGAGAACAGGGGAGGAGAAAGTTACAGATGTAAACAATGACacagttacatttttttaaaacggTAAAACCCTTTTTTTTACTGGCCACTTCCAAGAATGCTTTACAGGTTGTGCAAAAACATTTACAGGCTCCATGTGGTGGTTGTTTTTCTCACAAGCTTTTCCACCTACAACTACAACAGACGTCTGATAAAACACTAAACAAGTCTTCTAAGGAAAACAAGGCTAGGGATCCCTCCCGTTAATCCACATTTCCCCCcttaacgtttttttttttttcctcataataaAAAGACAGACACAAACAAAACCCAGACATCTACTGTTGTTGTGAGTGATCTCTTGGACTAAACCGACAAGGACGTGGCAGTTTCACTCTCCACCCACCTAGAAAGAGCTTTTTATGAAAACATGACTTTCCAGTGTCAAAAGTGAACAGCGAgtaccccccgcccccccaaaaaaaaccaaaGCGGCTTAAATTCTGtccttccccctccctgccctgagGGCCTAGCATCCCCAAACCGTGCTGTAGATTATAAAAAGATGCTATTTGCTGCAGGACTAAACATTTGAATAGGGCTGGCAGTTTCTGCCAGTCACTTTTCTGTTATAATCTTGCCCTAAGGGGAGTCTCTTTGGGCTCCATTTTTTACCTTCTTGCCCTGACACTATCAGCACTAAAGCTTTCTTGAACACTCCCCTTAATGGTAATAAAAAGTGGGTTACAGAAAACTTCAGGCAATCACTTCACCCACTgccacacacaaacccacagaaGCAGCAGGTGTCCGGAGAAAGAGAGGACGTCACCAGTGAGCAAGCAAACATACTGCCTACCAGTCCCCCTTCCCGCCTCTGGGTCAGAGGTCCTGGTGGATCAGAAGGGTGTCCTAGACAGGTGACTAGAGTGCCAGAACCAGGGCCTGTACACCCTCCTGGGCACGGGAGtaactgtgggagagggaga from Budorcas taxicolor isolate Tak-1 chromosome 25, Takin1.1, whole genome shotgun sequence encodes the following:
- the GNG3 gene encoding guanine nucleotide-binding protein G(I)/G(S)/G(O) subunit gamma-3, whose translation is MKGETPVNSTMSIGQARKMVEQLKIEASLCRIKVSKAAADLMTYCDAHACEDPLITPVPTSENPFREKKFFCALL